One window of Triticum dicoccoides isolate Atlit2015 ecotype Zavitan chromosome 5A, WEW_v2.0, whole genome shotgun sequence genomic DNA carries:
- the LOC119299335 gene encoding uncharacterized protein LOC119299335 — translation MADILQRPGASPRPTPTRRRTPTADALLEKIAKLDLLTEIGTVRSRSDLNFRGNVRDVVSLSRTPALGPPLLCSVCQHKTPVFGKPPRWFSYAELEHATGGFSRANFLAEGGFGSVHRGVLPDGQAMARWRWGLLVSGRRGDEVGGGGGKKII, via the coding sequence ATGGCGGACATCCTGCAGCGACCCGGTGCATCCCCCAGGCCAACACCAACCCGCCGAAGAACCCCGACAGCCGATGCGCTGCTGGAGAAGATCGCCAAGCTGGACCTGCTGACGGAGATCGGCACCGTCAGGAGCAGGTCCGACCTGAACTTCAGAGGCAACGTGAGAGACGTCGTGTCCCTCTCCCGGACCCCTGCGCTGGGGCCGCCGCTGCTGTGCTCGGTGTGCCAGCACAAGACGCCGGTGTTCGGGAAGCCGCCGCGGTGGTTCAGCTACGCGGAGCTGGAGCACGCCACCGGCGGCTTCTCGAGAGCAAACTTCCTGGCCGAGGGTGGGTTCGGGTCTGTGCACCGAGGTGTGCTGCCTGACGGCCAGGCCATGGCCCGCTGGCGTTGGGGTCTGTTGGTCAGCGGCAGGAGAGGCGACGAGGTCGGGGGCGGCGgcgggaaaaaaattatatga